DNA from Bos indicus isolate NIAB-ARS_2022 breed Sahiwal x Tharparkar chromosome 15, NIAB-ARS_B.indTharparkar_mat_pri_1.0, whole genome shotgun sequence:
gaatgcaaaagtaggaagtcaagagatacctggagtaataggcaagtttggccttgaagaacaaaatgaagtagggcaaaggctaacagagttttgccaagagaatgcactggttgtagcaaataccctctttgacaacacaagagacaactctacacatggacatcaccagatggtcaatactgaaatcagattgattatattcttcgcagctgaagatggagaagctttatacagttagcaaaaacaagaccgggagctgactgtggctcagatcatgaactcattgcaaaattcagacttaaattgaagaaagtagggaaaaccactagacaattcaagTATaacctaaatcgaatcccttacaattatacagtggaagtgacaaatagattcaagggaatagatctgatagacagaatgcctgaagaactatggacagaggtttgtgacattgtacaggaggcagtgatcaagactatctccaagaaaaagaaatgcaaaaaggcaaaatggttgtctgaggttgTCTTagaaatacctgagaaaagaagagaagctaaaggcaaaggagaaaaggaaagctatacccatctgaatgcagagttccaaagaatagcaaagagagataagaaagccttgctcagtgatcaatgcaaagaaatagaggaaaacaatagaatgggaaagactagagatctcttcaggaaaattagagataccaagcaaacatttcatgcaaagatgggcacaataaaggacagatatggtatggacctaatagaagcagaagacattaagaagaggtggcaagaatgcacagaactatgcaaaaaagatcttcaggaaccagataaccatgatggtgtgatcactcacctagagccagacatcctggaatttgaagtcaaatgggtgttaggaagcatcactacgaacaaagctagtggaggtgatggaataccagctgaactgtttcaaatcctaaaaacgatgctgttaaagtgctgcactcaatatgacagcaaatttggaaaactcaacagtggtcataggactggaaaaggtcagttttcattccaatcccaaagaaagacaatgccaaaaaatgttcaaactactgcacaattgcactcatctcacatgctagcaaagtaatgctaaaaattctccaagcaaggcttcaacagtacgtgaactgagaacttccagatgttcaaactggattcagaaaaagtagaggaacctgagatcaaattgccaacatctgttggatcagaaaaagcaagagagttccagaaaaagatctacttctgctttattgactatgccaaaacctttgactgtgtggatcccaacaaactgtggaaaattcttcaagaaataggaataccagaccacctgacctgccttctgagaaatctgtatgcaggtcaagaagcaacagttataactgaatatggaacaatagactggttccaaattgggaaaggagcatattgtcaaggctgtatattgtcaccctgcttacttaacttacatgcagagtacatcatgcgaaatgccaggctggatgaagcacaaggtggaatcaagattgccggaagaaatatcaataacctcagatacgcagatgacaccacccttatggcagaaagcaaagaggaactgaggagacTCTTggtaaaagtaaaagaggagagcgaaaaagctggcttaaaatacaacattcaaaaaactaagatcatagcatccggtcccatcacttcatggcaaatagatggggaaacaatggaaacaatgagagactttattttcttgggttccaaaatcactgcagatggtggttgcagccatgaaattaaaagatgcttgctccttggaagaaaagctatgaccaacctagacagcatattaaaaagcagatacattactttgccgacaaaaaggtccatctagtcaaagctatggtttttccagtagtcatgtatagatgtgagagttggatcataaagaaagctgaacactgaagaattgatgcttttgaatggcagtgttggagaagagtcttgagagtcccttggactgcaaggagatccaaccggttcatcctaaaggaaattggtcctgaatattcattggaaggactgatgctgtagctgaaactccaatactttggccacctgatgcgaagaattgactcactggaaaagaccctgatgctgggaaagattgaaggcaggaagagaaggggacaacagaggatgagatggttggatggtatcactgattcgatgagcacgagtttgagcaaactcctggagttggtgatggacagggaagcctggtgtgctgcagtccatagggtcgcaaataatcagacatgactgagcgactgaactgaactgagagtttgAAATGAAGGACAGTATTAGAGCTTATAGAGCCACTGCAGCAAGTAACTTTCACAGTGGGCACGCAGTCTCAACTGTTGGGGAATGAAAGAGCACCAGTCAGTTCAGATAATAAAGAAACTACAAGAGGGAGTACTGGCTAAGAATATCATAGTTTCAAAAAATGGTTCTGGTGTaaattaacagatttttaaagtttgttttttttttttttaaagaaagattgtCTAAGGAACAGTTTAACCTCTTCATGGAGACAGCAAGGTGCAGTGTAGGGCCTGGGTTCATCCTACATTTATCatctgctgtgtggccttgggcacaTTATTGAGTCTTTGAGCCATAGTTTTATGGTTGGCACAATCATAAACATGAAAGGAGATGTCATGTGTAAAAGTTCTTAACTCATCGTCTGGCCATTGTAATTATGACTTGTGTGACACGTTTTAGCTTCACGTTCTCCCTCCAAGTGGTAACTTGGTCCCACTGGCAGAATTAAAATGTTGCAGCAACTAGTCTATTCTGGGgaacatttttctcctttgctttgcagAACGCACAGGTTTTTCCATCCGTCCTGTGGCTGGTTACTTATCACCAAGGGATTTCTTATCAGGCTTAGCCTTTCGAGTTTTCCACTGCACACAGTATGTGAGACACAGTTCAGATCCTCTCTACACTCCAGAACCGTAAGTACCTCTATCGCAGCTCCATCCATCAGTATGGTACTTACCTCACGAGTTTTGTTTTCATGAAGATCAAGTGAATTAGCACATGTAAAGCATTTTGAATGGTGCTTGGCCTGTAATACATGTTCTCTGCGCTATACACGCTAGCCATTACTATTACCAGTAGTAACTGACAACCTGTTAGGTACGAAGTACTGTTCTAAGCGTAGGGGAtgtaagactgaaaaaaattcaaagtttcCTGCCCTCCTAGGGCTTATATTCCAATGggagatacagaaaataaacaaacaagtaaatatgaataaaatagaatatcAGGTGGTTATAAGTtccatggagaaaaataaagcagggaaaggggacagaggtgtgtgtgtgtgtgtgtgcgtgtgtgtgtttctattttgaaaagGGTGATCAGAGAAGGACTCTctgaaaaggtgacatttgaacagagacctgatttgggggtggaggtggggcgaCATGTGGATGTCTGTGGGTATGTGCGtgaatttatgtatatgtgtttgtgaaTGCTCAAGGTTTTGaaccaaaataatttctttactATAATAATGTCCTTTGTGGTCCATTTCCAAAGTAATACCACCTGATCAGTTTGAATAAAAGTAAGATCAGGTTTTTATTTGATTGAATGGTTGATCATGCATTTATGTTAAACGTCATAGTGTGACAACTTGTACCTCTTTTTCAGAGATACCTGCCATGAACTCTTAGGTCATGTTCCTCTTTTGGCTGAACCTAGTTTTGCTCAGTTCTCCCAAGAAATTGGCCTGGCTTCTCTTGGAGCTTCAGAAGAGGCTGTTCAAAAACTGGCAACGGTATAAATCTGGAAATCGCTATACAGATCATTAATTCTTAACTGGGGTGGGATGTGGGTTTTTGTGTAGTTTAAAAGTACATATTCCAGATGAGCATTAGAAAATTTGTCTCTGctcatatttaatttaatttaaatagtttaaataacACTAAAGGAAGACATTTAAGGTTTATCCAAAGAAgacgtggtaggctacagtccacggggttgcaaagagggaggcaagactgagagacttcacttcacttcacttaaagaAGAcatgagcttaaaaaaaaaggcagagaaataaagAACACTAGAATACAACAATGTTAATAGTTTATATACcctttttttcagtaaaaaatgATAGGTTCTCTAAAAATgatgctaaaaatattttttagcattttataaGACATCATGCTGGAAATACAAATATGAGTAAAGTTTAATTCCCACCTTCAAGGAACttaatgtgttagtcactcactcatgtcctactctttgtcaCCTTATGAATTGTAGCcggttaggctcctctgtccatgaaattctccaggcaagaatactggagtgggtagccattcccttctccagaggatcttcctgacccagggattgaacctgggtctcctgcattgctggcagattccttaccacagagccacctgggaagcccataaaatggtttattatattttaaaattaatgtcaatatttaaattttgtctCAGTTTACATTTGAATATGGTAAATATAGTTAGCTATATCCCACATACACGGAAGGTCCTTAGGGTCCTTAGTTATACTTGAAAGTATGTAAGAGTTCCAGGAACAAAAGTTTGGGAAGTCTGACTTGGTCAAGGCCAGACTGTAGAAATACTTGTGAGCCAATCTGGGGTCTTGGATTTTATTCCAGGGTAAATTGGGTCAGTGCCTAAACGTCGTAATTTGTTTTAAACTGAGCCATCCACGATGTGAAGGTAATGCTGATGTCCTTTTGCAGTGCTACTTCTTCACTGTGGAGTTTGGTCTGTGCAAACAAGAGGGGCAGCTAAGAGTCTTTGGTGCCGGCTTACTTTCTTCCATCAGTGAACTCAAAGTAAGAGTTGTAAATATTTGCATGTAACCATATTCACTTAATGTAATTGATGCGACCTGAAATAGTTTCTGGATTTGAACAAGAGcttactgtggaaaatacttgGGGTGGCAGTAAGCATTACCTAAGaggtatttttctctctttcctaagTTTTCTGAATATAGATGCCTATTCAGAATATAGATATATcttctaaataaataagtattttaaagctTTGGCTTAACAAAGTCTTGCTGTTTCCTCACTGTTTTTGGTGTGCTAACAATAACTTCAGTACTTTCTAGGGAATTCTTCAATGAGATTTATTATGTATCCAATAAAGGAATGAACCTCTGTTTGTTAGGTGGTGAATGGAAGGTACAGTCCTGCTCTCAAAGAGCCCACCACCTGCTGGAGGGTACAAGTCATGTATAGGAATAACTACTGTTGGGTAGAAAGCAGATGCCATattaacagtaaataaataaagatcctTGGGTATATCCTACATGGAGAAGAGTGTTATAAAGAGTGGGGCATTTTATAGGGAATAGCaattcatttgttttactttagTATATTGTGGATTAAATAGAGATGTAGGAAATAAGTTTGGAATTGTAGATTGGGACCACTCTGTAATACATTCAGAGGTGTGCTGATTCTGGCAGTTGTGTGAAGAAGGTGATCTATGAAAATGGATAGTATTTTTTGATTCATGGACTCTTTGTCCTCTAGCATGCTCTTTCTGGACATGCCAAAGTAAAGCCCTTTGACCCCAAGATTACATGCAAACAGGAGTGTCTCATCACAACTTTTCAGGATGTCTACTTTGTATCTGAAAGCTTTGAAGATGCAAAGGAGAAGATGAGGTAAAGTATATCTTCCTCATACCTTAATTTTCCTCTGCCTTATGTAGGTCCAGTAATGTAACAAGTCACAGAAGTAAACAGCTAATAATTAGAAGCCCtctacgcttactccttggaaggaaagttatgaccaacctagatagcatattgaaaagcagagacattactttgccaacaaaggtccatctagtaaaggctatggtttatccagtggtcatgtatggatgtgagagttggacggtgaagaaagctaaacactgaagaattgatgcttttgaacggtggtgttggagaagactcttgagagtcccttggactgcaaggagatccaaccagtccattctgaaggagatcagccctgggatttctttggaaggaatgatgctaaagctgaaactccagtactttggccacctcatgcgaagagttgactcattggaaaagactctgatgctgggagggattgggggcaggaggagggggggacgacagaggatgagatgactggatggcatcactgactcgatagacgtgagtctgggtgaactccaggagttggtgatggacagggaggcctggcgtgctgcgattcatggggtcccaaagagtcggacacaactgagcaactgaactgaactgaactgagctgaggcaCCTTCTGCCTGGAACATATCTCCCTTCCACAGTAAATATTTAGGATGTGTTGTTTACAGTTATGTTCAGGGTTGCAAATATGAATCATATACACTGAGAAACTGGTTACTTCCCGTTCCTTCCTATCAGAGAGTTTAGAATCTAATAGGGAAAACAAAATGTATGCAAATTACTATATACCAAATTGGAAGCCTTAAAGAGATACAGATGAAacatcattttgcattttatccAGGAGCAATTCATTCCAGCTAGGGGAGAGGGAAAGTTTAATGGCATTTCAAAAAGGACATGAAGTATacaaagtgtttcagttcagtttagttcagttgctcagtcgggtccgactctttgcgaccctatgatttgcagcacaccaggcctccctgtctatcaccaactcccggagttcactcagattcatgtccatagagtcggtgatgccatccagccatctcatcctctatcatccccttctcctccagcccccaatccctcccagcatcagagtctcttccaatgagtcaactcttctcatgaggtggccaaagtattagagtttcagcttcagcatcagtccttccaatgaacacccaggactgatctcctttaggatggactggctggatctccttgcagtccaagggactctcaagagtcttctccaacaccacacttcaaaagcatcaattcttcggcgctcagctttcttcacagtccaactttcacatccatacatgaccactggaaaagccatagcctttactagatggacctttgttggcaaagtaatgtctctgcttttgaacatgctatctaggttggtcataactttccttccaaggagtaagtgtcttttaatttcatggctgcaatcaccatctgcagtgattttggagcccaaaaaaataaagtctgacactttttccactgtttccccatctatttcccattaagtgatggggccagatgccatgatcttcattttctgaatgtttagatATGTTCAATGTTAGACTAATGGACAGTATTCTGTTTTCATCATTTTCCCCCTAGAAACTGATTGCctcttatttgttttcttatatagAGAATTTACCAAGACAATCAAGCGTCCATTTGGAGTGAAGTATAATCCGTATACACGGAGTATTCAGATCTTGAAAGATACCAGGAGTATAACCAGCGCCATGAACGAGCTTCAGCATGAGCTGGATGTTGTCAGTGATGCCCTTGCTAAGGTCAGCAGGCAGCTGAGCATCTGACAGTTACCAGTCCTCATCCTCAAAGCATCTGAGCACCAATTCAGATGCCTGTGGGCCAACTGTGGCTTTGCTTAAAGAGCTGATTGTGGAGGGACAGCAGCCAAACAATATTCTCTACTCACATTCTTTAAGGGACCATTACTCTTTGAAAATGAGTACCCAGATACCCCGAGCACACATCTAGATATTTtagccactacttatttttttcttttggtaacaGCTTTTGTGAAGTATAATTCACATACGATACAATTCACTTACCATCCCAATTTTTATAGAGAATTTGCTTGACCCAATGGATAAATCTATTCTTAGCCTGATTTTATTTCCCCAGTTCTTCTTGAGTAAAATGATGATCACTTAAAATACCTTGATGGTTATTATGGAGCTAATCCATATTGTTATCTAAGATCCTCTTATTTCTACAGTATCTTACTTATCATCAAATTTGGGCCAAGCTTGGTCACATTCACATGCCTCAATTTAATAGGAAACCAACTCTCTCCACTGCTAGCCTGAGCAAAAGCAGAGAGAGCTTTGCATATGAAACATGCCTAGTAAAGAGCAGATAGTCTAATTTTAAGTGTAATGTCTTATAGGGAAATAGGAGTATCTAAATCTAGAAAGGCTGATTGGGACATAATCGTTAAGAATTTGTGACTTTATTTTGTAGGCACTAGGGAGCCCCTGCCGAGTGACCATcctccttggggatggtcttttcTTTCTATGGCACTCTGTATGTTTTACACGATCTGCCTTACTCAGGAGGCCAAAGGGAACTTGGTGGGTGTGCCACTTGCAAGGCCCTGAACTCAGACATGCAGCCCCAGAGAATGTCCTCAGGTTAGCAGGAGACAGTGTTGTTAAGAGGGAGAGTTCAAACTGAGACAGAGGAGAGACGTACCAAGTTAAAGTTGGAAAGCAGTGCCAAGCACTTTATTTCCAAGGTATAAGCAGAGACCATAAATAGGAAGGCCAGGCGTGAGGGTATAGGGTGcggaaatggggaagaaaatggtgTAAGAAATGTCAGGAAGAGCATTTTCAGACTGACACTGAAACAGTGAAGGTAGCTAGCACTGGCTTTTATGTGGTGTCAGCGGTGTAGTACAAGGAGCAGGTCTGGTATTAACGGGTAACTCTGGAGGCCACaggacaggctttattttttcagtttgctCCTATTCTCCCCCCACCCACGAAAAGAAGACTTTCCTCAAGTTTCTGCTTTTGgccctcttttctctctgctttctgttcATGGAGATGTCATCCGTGTCCATAACTTCAATTCTTATTCCGTATGTGTCCCATATTTGCAATTCTAACTCTTAACACCTGTCTTgagtttttgccttttaaatccAACTGCCTAATAGATATTTCCATCTAATGCCCCATAAATTAGGCCAATGTTGTGTAACTTCTTGTCACACTATTTACATAGAATGAAATGGGGTTGTGCATAATGGCAGCCCTGCCAAGAATTTTAAACTCTATAGGTCCAAAAAGGAACTCAGAATCACCTGAATATTGTGCTCCATCAGTTTCCTCTCCCAGTGATCTCATTTCTATTAATGGTGAATGAaactgaaactgttagtcactcagtcgtgtttgattctttgtgataccatggactgcagaccaccagacttctctgtccatgggattctccaggcaaaaatactggagtgggtagccattcccttctccaggggatcttcccgaccccaggatggaacctgaatctcctgcattgcaggaagattctttactgtctgagccaccagggaagccagggtcatATTTTCAGCCAATTTTCTGTTCATAATCAGCTACTTTAAAAACTGTGtccttaatttttttcacattaataGTCAAATTGtatatcatttaacatttttttccaacaGATCCCTAGATATTTTAATCCTTTTTAGGcctcaaaggaaaatttaaaaactcttaaaatttatttcattttatgttagACAAGGAAATAGAATTAGGAAGAGTAATTTATAGTACTTCAGATTTTTACATTACTTGTAAATTTTAATAGCTGATCAACTGTTAAATATACCTTTGATAGTACTAGATCTAAGTCAGTTAATCTGAAACCATTTGAAATACTGGTTAAGTAGTTTATAGTATTTGGTTGCAAGGAAATCTATGAAGCAAACCATGATAGAtagcaaataaaaaattatgcATACTGTGTCTGGTTATTTTCATATAACCTTGATTATGGTAAAGAATCAtagttattgaatttttaaatgatggtaTTTCAAATCACTATGATTAAAGCACACTAAAGTAAATGTTAAAGACACAACAATTATAATTCACATCTTCAGAATAATGGAAACATTTTATGATTGATGTCAGATTTTTGCAACTCTGAATTTGTGATGTTTGGTAAATGAGGAATCTTGAGAGTCTTAGAGTtttcatgcattttaaatatatttcttcaaagCCTCAAGGAATATGTTAATACTTACTCAAATATCAGAACAGACTTGAACCAAAAGTGCGGTTCATAATGGTTAATCAGTGAGTTATTACTCAGAGACACAGATGGTATTTTCCTGACTTTTTGAAGAACGAACGCTTCAAAATCTGGTTGTCAGAATGCCTACATTTCTTAATCTGCCTATTTTGTCATTTGGAGTTATACAGTGGTAATGACACACCAAAGTGTGtccaaactgaaagaaaaaatcctGGAATTACTAGAGCAACACATAATAGAGTTTGTATATTACTCTCTAGGAAATGTATAAAGACACTGTTGTCTTATTTCAGTCTTGTCTTTATTTTACAATGTGATACACATTTATGATTTGAAAGTTTGTTAGTCATTTGGATAATAAAAGGACacaaaatttatgttttcaatAAGCACATATTTTTTGTCAAATGTATGTTGAAAATGGATTTAAATGTATATTAGAATTTTATTAGTTTCAAAAATCTGTAACATCcttattccttttaaaaagccTATGAATATGTGATATAAGTGAAATCAAATACACCTGGAAAACCTAGTAACCAGTTTTTGGAATTCTTGATAAAGTTTCAGTCTTGTGtttctcatctgttaagtggGCTAGATGTACTTTCCtgggttattgtgagaattacattGTGAGAGGACTctgtaaaaataaacttattagcCATATGTAAAGAatcattggggcttcccaggtggcttggtggtaaagaatcagcctaccaatgcaggggacatgggtttgatccctggtccaggaagatccccgaagaaggaaatggcaactcactccagtgagaaccccatggacagaggagcctggcatgctgtactcctcggggtcacaaaagagtcagacctgacttagccactgaacaacagcaaagaatcATTAACCTCCTTATCAGAAATCCTTCATAGCTTCTGGATGATTTTATCTTCCTCCAGAAGAAATTAACTTTTGCTTGAGCAGGCAGTGCTTAGTCCAAGTAGGAGCTAAGTCAACTTGATGATACATTTCAGTCTTTGAGGGCTGGTCTATTTCCAGGTCACCTCTACTCTTAGGGTGCAGCTCTTTGGGAATCTCAGAGGAGAGCTTTGAGTATGTACCAGGGCTTTTCCTTGGGGATCCTGGACTTCTGCTCTCCTTTCCTTTACTCTTACTCCTCCTGATCGCATAAAATTGCTAAAAGTACTGTTCAGTTTCTCAGCTTCTCAGCTGCTGCTTTCAGCCcagctcctttttttctttgagc
Protein-coding regions in this window:
- the TPH1 gene encoding tryptophan 5-hydroxylase 1 isoform X2, with the translated sequence MIEDNKENKDHSFERGRATLIFSLKNEVGGLIKALKIFQEKHVNLLHIESRKSKRRSSEFEIFVDCDISREQLNDIFHLLKSHSNILSVNLPDNFTVKEVGMETVPWFPKKISDLDHCANRVLMYGSELDADHPGFKDNVYRKRRKYFADLAMNYKHGDPIPRVEFTEEEIRTWGTVFRELNKLYPTHACREYLKNLPLLSKYCGYREDNIPQLEDVSNFLKERTGFSIRPVAGYLSPRDFLSGLAFRVFHCTQYVRHSSDPLYTPEPDTCHELLGHVPLLAEPSFAQFSQEIGLASLGASEEAVQKLATCYFFTVEFGLCKQEGQLRVFGAGLLSSISELKHALSGHAKVKPFDPKITCKQECLITTFQDVYFVSESFEDAKEKMREFTKTIKRPFGVKYNPYTRSIQILKDTRSITSAMNELQHELDVVSDALAKVSRQLSI